GCCCCGGCCACACGGTCCCGGCGGGCACACCCGTCCAGGCGGGCGTACACCCGACCCGGGACCGCGGGGACCGGGCCCGGGTACACGGGGGCACACCGGGCCCGGAGAAACGAGGTCCGGGGCACGGGGCACACCGGGCCCGGGAGGACGGGCTCCGGGGCGCACCGGGCCCAGGTCCGTGTCGGCGTCTCAGCCGGCCTCGGCCCTGCCTTCTCCCCCGGTCCCGTACAGCGCCCGTTCCACCGCCGCGTAGGTCGCACCGTGGTCCGCGAGCGCATCGGCGACGATCCCGGGGCTCGCCGTCAGCGCCAGCAGGATGTGCTCCTCCCCGATGAAGCGGTCACCCCGGCCGAGGGCGACGCGAAGGGATTTCTCCAGGATCTTCTTGGCGCCCCCGGTGAAGGGGCGTCGTCCCTGCCGCCGGCGGCGGCCGGAGCGGTCAGCGGCGAGGGCCCCCTCCCCGTGCGCCCCCTCGATCCGGGCCACGATCTCGTCGACGTCGACCCCGATACCGGCGAGCGCTTCCGTGTCCGCCTTGGTCAGGCCGCCACGCCGGCGGGCCTCTCCGAGCGCCGCCTCCAGCGACGCCCGGCGGTCGGTGAGCCCCAGCGCGGTGACGGCGAAGGCCGACCTGCCGTCCCGCTGGTCCAGCAAGGACAACAGCAGGTGTTCCTCGGTCACCGAGTCCGCGCCGGCCTGCTCGGCATGGGTCACCGCCCCGGTCACCGTGGCACGAGCCGCCTGGGTGAATCGCTCGAACATCAACGCCTCCCGTACTTCTTGTGTACGGCCTGCCGGCTGACGCCCAGCTCGGCGGCGATCTCCTGCCACGACCAGCCCTGCGCACGGGCGCTCCTGACCTGGACGGCCTCAAGTTGTTCCAGCAGCCGCCGCAGCGCGGCGACGGCCCGCAGCCCGACCCTCGGGTCGCGGTCACCGGCGCGCGCGGCGAGATCCGTTGCTTCCGTCATGACGTCAACGTACGTTGACAGAGAGGGGACGTCAACCCCAGTTGACATAATCGGTGGCGAGACGGGCGTGCCGCTCCACGTCGTACCGGGTGTCCCTGTAGCGCAGTTTCGCCCGTTCGATGCCTTCCGCCGGGAAGCCGGCCCGGCGGGCCACCGCGCAGGAGGCCGGGTTGTCCGTCCGGTGTCCGAGTTCCAGCCGGTACAGCCCGAGCTCGTCGAAGGCCCAGCGGGCGAGGGCCCGCACACCGGCCGTGGCCACCCCGGTGCCGCGTGCGGTCCCGGTGGTCCAGTAGGACACCCAGCCGGATCCGTGGACCCTGTCCACGGCGGACACGGACACGCTCCCGAGGGGCTCCCCGCCCCGGACGACGGCCCAGGTGAAGGCGGTGCCGGCCGCGCGCTCCCGCTCGCGGCCGGTGATCCAGTCCCGCGCCTCGGCCGGGGTGGTGACCGGGCGGCCGCCCGACTGCCGGGACATCTCCTTCGGGGCGAAGGCCCGCAGCACAGCGGCCACGTCCTCCGCCCGCCAGGGCCGCAGCACGAACCCCCCGGATGCGCGCGGCTCGCCGCCCACCGCCACCGGACCACCGGCCCGCTCCCCCGCCGGGCCGACGGACCGCTCCCCTGCCGGACCGCTCCCCGCCGGACCACCGGCCCGCTCCCCCGTGAGGCCGCCGGCCTCTTCCGGCATCACGATGTGGTCAGCACGATCTTCCCGAACAGCTCTCCCGCCGCGAGCCGCTCGAAGCCCTCCCTGGCCCGGTCCAGCGGCAGGGTCCCGTCGATGACGGGCCGTACGCCGGTGGCGGCGCAGAACGACAGCAGGTCCTCCAGTTCGTCCTTGGACCCCATCGTGGAGCCGACGACCTTGAGTTCCAGGAAGAAGATCCGGGTCAGCTCCGCGTGGGAGGG
This DNA window, taken from Streptomyces nitrosporeus, encodes the following:
- a CDS encoding Clp protease N-terminal domain-containing protein, with the translated sequence MFERFTQAARATVTGAVTHAEQAGADSVTEEHLLLSLLDQRDGRSAFAVTALGLTDRRASLEAALGEARRRGGLTKADTEALAGIGVDVDEIVARIEGAHGEGALAADRSGRRRRQGRRPFTGGAKKILEKSLRVALGRGDRFIGEEHILLALTASPGIVADALADHGATYAAVERALYGTGGEGRAEAG
- a CDS encoding helix-turn-helix domain-containing protein, which produces MTEATDLAARAGDRDPRVGLRAVAALRRLLEQLEAVQVRSARAQGWSWQEIAAELGVSRQAVHKKYGRR
- a CDS encoding GNAT family N-acetyltransferase, which codes for MPEEAGGLTGERAGGPAGSGPAGERSVGPAGERAGGPVAVGGEPRASGGFVLRPWRAEDVAAVLRAFAPKEMSRQSGGRPVTTPAEARDWITGRERERAAGTAFTWAVVRGGEPLGSVSVSAVDRVHGSGWVSYWTTGTARGTGVATAGVRALARWAFDELGLYRLELGHRTDNPASCAVARRAGFPAEGIERAKLRYRDTRYDVERHARLATDYVNWG